One Gemmatimonadota bacterium DNA window includes the following coding sequences:
- a CDS encoding sulfite exporter TauE/SafE family protein codes for MEFELWQLFLLAGVGVLSGFLNVMAGGGSLLALPVLIFLGLPGNVANGTNRVAIVAQNASAVTSFFKQGYSELRTMLTLALCAVPGAAIGAYLGTQVSGELFNRILAGLMILLLILMSRKQPDAEITEKPKRLVLGHILMVAVGFYGGFIQAGVGFFLMAVLYRVVGLDLVRVNAFKVFIVGIYTLVALAIFADKGQVLWLLGAALALGTTAGGWIGAHYTVKRGEGLIRVILNVVLVVMAIRLLL; via the coding sequence ATGGAATTCGAACTCTGGCAGCTGTTCCTGCTCGCCGGCGTGGGCGTCCTTTCAGGATTCCTGAACGTCATGGCGGGCGGCGGCTCGCTCCTGGCCCTCCCCGTGCTCATCTTCCTGGGCCTGCCCGGAAACGTGGCCAACGGCACCAACCGTGTGGCCATCGTCGCCCAGAACGCATCGGCCGTTACCAGCTTCTTCAAGCAGGGGTATTCGGAGCTGCGCACCATGCTTACCCTCGCGCTCTGCGCGGTGCCGGGGGCGGCGATAGGAGCGTACCTGGGGACCCAGGTTAGCGGCGAGCTGTTCAACAGGATCCTCGCCGGCCTGATGATCCTGCTGCTGATCCTGATGAGCAGGAAACAGCCAGACGCGGAGATCACCGAGAAGCCGAAGCGACTCGTCCTGGGGCACATCCTGATGGTCGCGGTGGGGTTCTACGGCGGGTTCATCCAGGCCGGGGTCGGGTTCTTCCTCATGGCGGTGCTCTACCGGGTCGTCGGCCTCGACCTCGTCCGCGTAAACGCCTTCAAGGTATTCATCGTCGGTATCTACACCCTGGTCGCGCTGGCCATCTTCGCGGACAAGGGGCAGGTGCTCTGGCTTCTCGGCGCCGCCCTGGCCCTGGGCACGACGGCCGGCGGATGGATCGGCGCCCATTACACCGTCAAGCGGGGCGAGGGGCTGATCCGCGTGATCCTGAACGTGGTACTGGTCGTCATGGCGATCCGGCTCCTGCTCTGA